Proteins encoded in a region of the Phalacrocorax carbo chromosome 17, bPhaCar2.1, whole genome shotgun sequence genome:
- the SUMF2 gene encoding inactive C-alpha-formylglycine-generating enzyme 2, with translation MAPGELALALLLCCGALGSSRPPRAFGKDESMVQLPGGKFLMGSRSREKRDEEGPAREVTVGPFAIDKYPVTNRDFREFVREKKYKTEAEAFGWSFVFEDFVSEELKEKVTQKLESAPWWLPVEKAFWRQPSGPGSSIKDRLDYPVLHVSWNDAQVFCAWKGKRLPAEEEWEYAARGGLEQRVYPWGNKFQPNRTNLWQGDFPRVDTAEDGYHGVSPVAAFPPQNSYGLYDLLGNTWEWTASEYLTPGLSSRQRAQKMQVLRGASWIDTADGSANHKARVTTRMGNTPDSASDNLSFRCAADIPPVTAKKSQTKARPEL, from the exons ATGGCTCCCGGGGAGTTGGcgctggctctgctgctgtgctgcggggcgctgggcagcagccgccccccgcggg CATTTGGAAAGGACGAGAGCATGGTGCAGCTGCCGGGGGGGAAGTTTCTGATGGGGTCCCGTTCCCGGGAGAAGAGGGACGAGGAGGGGCCGGCCAGGGAGGTGACTGTGGGGCCGTTTGCTATTGACAAATACCCTGTCACAAACAGGGATTTCAG GGAGTTTgttagagaaaagaaatacaaaacagaagcagaagcgTTTGGCTGGAGCTTTGTCTTTGAGGATTTTGTATCCgaagagctgaaagaaaaagtcacCCAAAAACTGGAG TCTGCCCCTTGGTGGCTGCCCGTCGAGAAGGCTTTTTGGCGACAG CCCTCAGGTCCTGGCTCCAGCATAAAGGACAGGCTGGATTACCCAGTGCTGCATGTGAGCTGGAATGACGCGCAGGTGTTCTGTGCCTGGAAAGGGAAGAGGCTCCCAGCAGAGGAGGAGTGGGAATATGCTGCCAGGGGAGGACTGGAGC AGAGGGTGTATCCCTGGGGAAACAAGTTTCAGCCGAACCGTACAAATCTGTGGCAG GGTGATTTTCCGCGGGTCGACACGGCTGAAGACGGTTATCACGGTGTCTCGCCAGTGGCAGCATTCCCTCCTCAGAATAGCTATG GGCTCTATGACCTGCTGGGAAACACCTGGGAGTGGACCGCATCAGAGTACCTGACTCCGGGGCTCTCATCGAGGCAGCGCGCTCAGAAGATGCAGGTCCTGAGAGGTGCCTCATGGATTGACACTGCAGACGGGTCTGCAAACCATAAAGCTCGTGTTACTACCAG GATGGGGAACACGCCAGACTCGGCCTCTGACAACCTCAGCTTCCGCTGTGCTGCTGACATCCCGCCTGTCACAGCTAAGAAAAGCCAGACCAAAGCCAGACCTGAGCTCTGA